CTGCTCAAAGACATCCGGCTTCCGGGCGACTCGAGCGGCACCCCGAAGACGAAGACGATGAATGGTCAACTCAATCCGACCATCCCAATCGCCCCAGGGGAGGTGCAGTTCTGGAGAATCGGCAACGTTGGCGCCGACTCGTACATGAATCTCTCCCTTAGCGGCGTACCGTTCTATATTCTCGCAATAGACGGCAATCTTACCGGCTGCGTGACGCTGAGCCGTTGGTCGCCTGGTGTCTGTCCCGTGCCCGCGACGCAGTACCTCCTTCCTCCGTCGTCTCGGGTCGAAGTGGCCGTCATTGGTCCGCCGGCTGGAACGTACGCGTTGATGTCACAATACGTGAATACCGGGCCTGCGGGCGATTCGAATCCGCCGGTAACACTGGCGACGGTCTCGTCATCGAGCAGTTCGCGCGTTCCTCAGCCACAAATGGCAGCCGCGCGCGCCACGCTGACGAAGCGCAGCTTCACAAAAGCGACCAACGTACATCCGACGCCAGCAGCCCTGAGCCGCGCCGTGATCACCAAGCGCATCACCCTCGTGTACACGGAGAATACGGCAGGAACGGAGTTTTTTATCAACGGGAAGCAGTTCGATCCATCGCGCGTGGACACCGACGTCAATGTGGGCGATATCGTTGAGTTCACTATCGTGAACCAAACGGCGGAACTGCACACCTTTCATATCCACCAAACGGACTTCTTTGTCACGCAGATCAACGGTCAGCCGGCGAATAGCGTGAGCTTGCAGGACAATGTCAACGTGCCCTTCATGGCGGCTGGCATCCCAGGCGTCGTGAAAGTGATCGTTCCGTTTCTTGATCCGGTCGCCATTGGGAAGTTCGTGTATCACTGTCATATTCTCGAGCACGAGGACGGCGGAATGATGGCCACCATTCGCCTAAGCGCATCAAACGAACGCACAACACAGGTACGGCGCCGTCGCTAGGCGAGGCCCGTCGATGTGAGCCAGGAGCCGGCTCGCGCTCGACATCGACGGACGTGAGCCGGAGGCGTCGATTGTCGCCGAAACGCGCTCGACGAATGACCCGCCGTCGGCGCCCGAAGGCGCCGCTGCCCGCCCCGTCATGGTGGCGCGCACGCCGCAAGCGGAACCGCAAATGCAGCGACATCACGTCGCCGCATCCCGTCACCTCACGAACCTGAGTGAACACCCATGCATCTACAGCGCGGCCTTCGGAACGGTCTGTTCGTCCTCGCGTATGCATTCGCTCTCGCGCCACGCACACTGGCGGCGCAGGCTTTCCCAAATTTTGGCTATGCGCCACCGGCCGATTGGACGCTGCCCACGTTTCAACTCAGTCAGGCCTACCCCACGTCACTGCCTGCCGCATCAGTCTACCCATGGCTCAGCATCGACTTTCACGCGGCGCCAGCGGCGTATCTACAGGCGGTGCTCGCGTACGCGTACGACGGCAATGTCGACGTCGATTTTGTCGTGCAGAAGAATTCCAAGCGGCAGTGGTTCCATGCGCCGTGGCTGCACCCCGGCGCCAACGGCCGTGAGTTCGTGCGCGGCCTGACGCGAGAGCGACAGTCCCGTCCCTATGAGCTGAGCGCGACCCAGAAAACGATTGCCAGGAACTTTGCCGTCGGATTCTTCAGCGACCGCGGCGGATACACCATCGGCTCCGTGTGGAGTAATCCGGTCGCCCCGAATCCGGCCGCTGCGACGTTTCCCGAGGGTACGGTAGCCTTCAAGTTGCTCTTTACGACCGCCACGTCCACCGATGTAC
This sequence is a window from Gemmatimonadaceae bacterium. Protein-coding genes within it:
- a CDS encoding multicopper oxidase domain-containing protein, with the translated sequence MLGGLSGGLIIDGLLEDNYPSLVGVRERVMLLKDIRLPGDSSGTPKTKTMNGQLNPTIPIAPGEVQFWRIGNVGADSYMNLSLSGVPFYILAIDGNLTGCVTLSRWSPGVCPVPATQYLLPPSSRVEVAVIGPPAGTYALMSQYVNTGPAGDSNPPVTLATVSSSSSSRVPQPQMAAARATLTKRSFTKATNVHPTPAALSRAVITKRITLVYTENTAGTEFFINGKQFDPSRVDTDVNVGDIVEFTIVNQTAELHTFHIHQTDFFVTQINGQPANSVSLQDNVNVPFMAAGIPGVVKVIVPFLDPVAIGKFVYHCHILEHEDGGMMATIRLSASNERTTQVRRRR